A window of Castanea sativa cultivar Marrone di Chiusa Pesio chromosome 1, ASM4071231v1 contains these coding sequences:
- the LOC142635256 gene encoding putative laccase-9, with translation MARRLALKTVGECQASVNIFLYLVRDSARYMGLQNMDLGLAFLGFLFLDGLFLCMAAEHEITFDLREKVVTSLCNKSESLLLVNESYPGPTLRVRKGDTAYITVNNNGLYGLTVHWHGVKQPRNPWSDGPEYITQCPIQPGNSFTYKVIFSDEEGTLWWHAHSDWTRATVYGAIVVEPVEGKLYPFDKQPNGEHIIILGEWYNGYLRKLLEAAMRIGADVAPSDAYTINGQPGFSNDCYIENITIFEVARGNTYLFRIVSAVMNEEMFFGIAGHNITVVGQDGAYLKPIPTSYIMISPGQTMDVLVTANNSIDGHTSYYMVATPYSDSGGAPFNEKTTSAVLNYGGLIYNPLYPEFLPDPKDTDAADAFTRQIKALATEEHPIDVPQEIDERIFITISVNQLPCNLPDGEKCGGPGGNMHASTLNNISFQNPSVDILQTYYWNLTASTAPPLPFDTDFPAFPPVPFNYTAGDNAQYQFPSLGTKVRMIEYGQRVEIVFQGTNIGNPENHPLHLHGYSFYVVGRGYGNFDTDPNYKHDYNLVDPPRVNTVGVPKNGWVAIRFKADNPGVWFMHCHLEKHAIYGMAGVLIVKDGDNDQEKMLPPPKDGMPKC, from the exons atggCAAGACGTTTAGCTCTTAAAACTGTTGGCGAATGTCAAGCATCtgtaaatatttttctttatttggtaCGAGATTCAGCTAGGTATATGGGATTACAGAATATGGATTTGGGCCTAGCATTCCTAGGATTTTTGTTTCTAGATGGGCTATTCCTTTGCATGGCTGCGGAGCACGAGATCACCTTTGAT CTGAGAGAGAAAGTTGTTACAAGTCTGTGTAACAAAAGCGAGAGCTTGCTCCTTGTAAACGAATCGTACCCGGGCCCTACACTTCGTGTTCGCAAAGGCGATACAGCTTATATTACCGTCAACAACAATGGTTTATATGGTCTGACTGTTCACTG GCATGGAGTAAAGCAACCAAGAAATCCATGGTCAGATGGTCCTGAATACATTACACAGTGTCCCATTCAACCAGGAAATAGCTTCACTTATAAGGTCATATTTTCTGATGAAGAAGGAACTTTATGGTGGCATGCTCATAGTGACTGGACACGTGCCACAGTATATGGGGCCATTGTTGTTGAACCTGTTGAGGGAAAATTATATCCATTTGACAAGCAGCCAAATGGCGAACACATAATTATACTTG GGGAATGGTATAATGGATACTTGAGGAAATTGCTCGAAGCTGCCATGAGAATCGGAGCTGATGTAGCACCATCAGATGCTTACACTATCAATGGTCAACCTGGATTTTCGAATGATTGCTATATTG AAAATATAACAATATTTGAGGTTGCTCGTGGCAATACATATCTTTTTCGAATAGTGAGTGCAGTGATGAATGAAGAAATGTTCTTTGGAATTGCTGGACACAATATCACAGTAGTGGGTCAAGATGGTGCATACTTGAAGCCCATACCTACCAGCTACATCATGATTTCCCCTGGACAAACAATGGATGTCTTGGTCACAGCAAACAATTCCATTGATGGGCACACTTCCTATTACATGGTTGCTACGCCTTATTCAGACTCAGGAGGGGCTCCGTTCAATGAAAAAACCACTTCAGCAGTTCTCAACTACGGTGGTTTAATATACAATCCTCTCTATCCAGAATTCCTTCCTGATCCTAAAGATACAGACGCCGCAGATGCCTTTACAAGACAAATAAAGGCATTGGCAACTGAAGAGCACCCAATTGATGTCCCACAAGAAATTGATGAAAGAATATTCATTACAATATCTGTGAATCAATTGCCTTGTAATCTACCTGATGGTGAGAAATGTGGCGGGCCAGGTGGTAACATGCATGCTTCAACCTTAAACAACATAAGTTTCCAGAACCCATCGGTTGATATATTGCAAACATACTATTG GAACTTAACCGCTTCTACTGCTCCTCCTCTTCCTTTTGACACTGATTTTCCGGCTTTTCCTCCTGTTCCTTTTAACTACACCGCAGGTGACAATGCCCAATATCAATTTCCCAGCCTAGGAACGAAGGTAAGGATGATAGAGTATGGTCAAAGAGTGGAAATCGTGTTCCAAGGGACTAATATAGGGAATCCGGAGAACCATCCATTGCATCTTCATGGTTATAGCTTCTACGTGGTTGGAAGGGGTTATGGAAACTTTGACACCGACCCCAATTACAAACATGATTACAATTTGGTTGATCCACCTAGAGTTAACACCGTTGGAGTTCCTAAAAATGGCTGGGTTGCCATTAGATTTAAAGCTGATAATCCcg GGGTTTGGTTTATGCACTGTCATTTGGAAAAGCACGCCATCTACGGTATGGCTGGGGTACTCATTGTGAAGGATGGAGACAACGATCAAGAAAAAATGCTGCCACCTCCTAAAGATGGTATGCCTAAATGTTGa